In Drosophila pseudoobscura strain MV-25-SWS-2005 chromosome 4, UCI_Dpse_MV25, whole genome shotgun sequence, the following proteins share a genomic window:
- the LOC6902356 gene encoding acyl-coenzyme A thioesterase 9, mitochondrial-like isoform X2, which yields MNFLSRCAKSVGAMRSRGPRGLRFLFQDCGDDHSSGTMAEITEKIKEQVGVEMGYHTIPKCRAGLLKYHPKLEDLPERSMKDSYRTAVLPLGSDVKVRERHVNYLGMVRGGRLIEEMDMLAIWICHCHVKLPSLPRNTPLPYTFVTLLVDSVELLVQAKADIDLMLSGHVSWTGTSSMEISINVRQQEQSIAKGIFLMVARNATNTGPAPVNPLKPTMEQEKIYWEAAKERKKKENHALHLLG from the exons ATGAATTTTCTTTCTCGTTGCGCCAAGTCCGTTGGCGCCATGCGCTCTCGGGGACCGAGGGGACTGCGGTTCCTGTTTCAAGACTGCGGTGACGACCATTCCTCGGGAACCATGGCTGAAA TCACCGAGAAGATCAAAGAGCAGGTTGGGGTAGAGATGGGTTATCACACGATCCCCAAATGCCGAGCAGGCTTGCTCAA GTACCATCCGAAGCTGGAGGATTTGCCAGAGCGCAGCATGAAGGACTCGTACAGAACGGCCGTCCTGCCGCTGGGCTCCGATGTGAAAGTGCGTGAGCGTCATGTCAATTATCTGGGAATGGTGCGAGGGGGGCGCCTAATCGAAGAGATGGACATGCTTGCTA TATGGATATGCCATTGTCATGTTAAGCTACCGTCACTGCCGAGGAACACCCCTCTGCCGTATACATTCGTCACTCTGCTGGTGGACAGCGTGGAGTTGCTGGTCCAGGCCAAGGCGGACATAGATCTGATGCTGTCGGGTCACGTTTCCTGGACGGGCACCAGTTCCATGGAGATTTCCATCAATGTGCGACAGCAAGAACAGAGCATCGCCAAAGGCATCTTCCTGATGGTGGCACGTAATGCCACCAATACCGGCCCTGCTCCCGTCAATCCATTAAAGCCGACAATGGAGCAGGAAAAGATCTATTGGGAGGCGGCCAAAGAgcggaaaaaaaaagaaaaccacgCCCTCCACCTGCTTGGATAA
- the LOC6902356 gene encoding acyl-coenzyme A thioesterase 9, mitochondrial-like isoform X1, which yields MNFLSRCAKSVGAMRSRGPRGLRFLFQDCGDDHSSGTMAEITEKIKEQVGVEMGYHTIPKCRAGLLKYHPKLEDLPERSMKDSYRTAVLPLGSDVKVRERHVNYLGMVRGGRLIEEMDMLAIWICHCHVKLPSLPRNTPLPYTFVTLLVDSVELLVQAKADIDLMLSGHVSWTGTSSMEISINVRQQEQSIAKGIFLMVARNATNTGPAPVNPLKPTMEQEKIYWEAAKERKKKKTTPSTCLDKTPLTEPEQKLMYELFMRTRGTDILWERSNVEKPDFSWISSTQRSTVLLPFPENRNNHNTIYGGYIMRNAVEICYITASFYAGRRPVWQYLSDVAFFQPVHVTSILKLTAYVVYTSDKHMQLMAVANVLDANSFSEVQTNAFHLTYLSEHKVKEVLPHSYQETVWHIIGRRHFQAFQNRK from the exons ATGAATTTTCTTTCTCGTTGCGCCAAGTCCGTTGGCGCCATGCGCTCTCGGGGACCGAGGGGACTGCGGTTCCTGTTTCAAGACTGCGGTGACGACCATTCCTCGGGAACCATGGCTGAAA TCACCGAGAAGATCAAAGAGCAGGTTGGGGTAGAGATGGGTTATCACACGATCCCCAAATGCCGAGCAGGCTTGCTCAAGTACCATCCGAAGCTGGAGGATTTGCCAGAGCGCAGCATGAAGGACTCGTACAGAACGGCCGTCCTGCCGCTGGGCTCCGATGTGAAAGTGCGTGAGCGTCATGTCAATTATCTGGGAATGGTGCGAGGGGGGCGCCTAATCGAAGAGATGGACATGCTTGCTA TATGGATATGCCATTGTCATGTTAAGCTACCGTCACTGCCGAGGAACACCCCTCTGCCGTATACATTCGTCACTCTGCTGGTGGACAGCGTGGAGTTGCTGGTCCAGGCCAAGGCGGACATAGATCTGATGCTGTCGGGTCACGTTTCCTGGACGGGCACCAGTTCCATGGAGATTTCCATCAATGTGCGACAGCAAGAACAGAGCATCGCCAAAGGCATCTTCCTGATGGTGGCACGTAATGCCACCAATACCGGCCCTGCTCCCGTCAATCCATTAAAGCCGACAATGGAGCAGGAAAAGATCTATTGGGAGGCGGCCAAAGAgcggaaaaaaaagaaaaccacgCCCTCCACCTGCTTGGATAAAACGCCGCTCACCGAACCGGAACAGAAGCTCATGTACGAGCTGTTCATGCGCACTAGGGGCACGGATATACTATGGGAAAGGTCGAATGTGGAGAAACCAGACTTTAGCTGGATTTCGAGCACCCAGCGGTCCACAGTGTTGCTGCCCTTTCCAGAGAATcgcaacaaccacaacaccATCTACGGTGGGTACATTATGCGGAATGCTGTCGAGATTTGCTATATAACAGCCAGCTTCTATGCCGGACGAAGGCCCGTGTGGCAGTACCTATCAGATGTGGCCTTTTTCCAGCCCGTTCACGTCACTTCCATTCTCAAGCTGACGGCCTATGTAGTCTACACCTCCGATAAGCATATGCAACTAATGGCTGTAGCAAATGTTCTCGATGCCAACAGCTTTTCGGAGGTGCAGACCAATGCCTTCCATCTCACGTATTTGAGCGAGCACAAGGTGAAAGAGGTCCTGCCACACAGCTACCAGGAGACAGTGTGGCACATTATCGGTCGTCGGCATTTTCAGGCCTTCCAGAACAGAAAGTAG
- the LOC117184221 gene encoding ubiquitin conjugation factor E4 A-like, which translates to MKNNSNLLQRVLNILTTEIKSIFCHNSMVDRIAAMLNYFLLHLVLPRKERFKVKDKKEFDFEPAQTVLEISHIYINLSTDDCFCLAVSQDGRSYSDQLFGFAENILIRIGGGQLIGDMSEFAAKVKKMGDQYKEEQELLADAPEEYLDPIISSLMTDPVILPSSKVTVDRSTIARHLLSDQTDPFNREPLTMDKVKSNEALKLEIDQWIEGKRSAARSKS; encoded by the exons ATGAAGAACAATTCAAACTTACTCCAAAGGg TTTTAAATATCCTCACCACGGAGATCAAAAGTATATTCTGCCACAACAGCATGGTAGACCGCATTGCGGCCATGCTGAACTACTTTCTGTTGCATTTGGTTTTACCGCGCAAGGAGCGCTTCAAAGTAAAGGACAAGAAGGAGTTCGACTTTGAGCCGGCCCAAACGGTGCTGGAAATCTCGCACATCTACATCAATCTAAGCACCGACGACTGCTTCTGTCTGGCAGTCTCCCAGGACGGTCGCTCCTACAGCGACCAGCTCTTTGGCTTCGCCGAGAACATTCTCATAAGGATCGGCGGAGGCCAGTTGATCGGCGACATGTCCGAGTTTGCGGCCAAGGTCAAGAAAATGGGGGATCAGTACAAGGAGGAGCAAGAGTTGCTGGCCGATGCCCCAGAGGAGTACTTGGATCCGATTATATCCAGCCTGATGACCGATCCCGTCATTCTGCCCAGCTCCAAGGTTACCGTCGACCGGTCCACCATCGCCCGCCACTTGCTGAGCGATCAGACAGATCCCTTCAACCGTGAGCCCCTAACCATGGACAAGGTCAAGTCCAATGAGGCCCTCAAGCTGGAGATCGACCAATGGATCGAGGGCAAGCGTAGTGCGGCACGCTCCAAGAGCTGA
- the LOC117183991 gene encoding acyl-coenzyme A thioesterase 9, mitochondrial-like has product MYELFMRTRGTDILWERSNVEKPDFSWISSTQRSTVLLPFPENRNNHNTIYGGYIMRNAVEICYITASFYAGRRPVWQYLSDVAFFQPVHVTSILKLTAYVVYTSDKHMQLMAVANVLDANSFSEVQTNAFHLTYLSEHKVKEVLPHSYQETVWHIIGRRHFQAFQNRK; this is encoded by the coding sequence ATGTACGAGCTGTTCATGCGCACTAGGGGCACGGATATACTATGGGAAAGGTCGAATGTGGAGAAACCAGACTTTAGCTGGATTTCGAGCACCCAGCGGTCCACAGTGTTGCTGCCCTTTCCAGAGAATcgcaacaaccacaacaccATCTACGGTGGGTACATTATGCGGAATGCTGTCGAGATTTGCTATATAACAGCCAGCTTCTATGCCGGACGAAGGCCCGTGTGGCAGTACCTATCAGATGTGGCCTTTTTCCAGCCCGTTCACGTCACTTCCATTCTCAAGCTGACGGCCTATGTAGTCTACACCTCCGATAAGCATATGCAACTAATGGCTGTAGCAAATGTTCTCGATGCCAACAGCTTTTCGGAGGTGCAGACCAATGCCTTCCATCTCACGTATTTGAGCGAGCACAAGGTGAAAGAGGTCCTGCCACACAGCTACCAGGAGACAGTGTGGCACATTATCGGTCGTCGGCATTTTCAGGCCTTCCAGAACAGAAAGTAG
- the Ube4A gene encoding ubiquitin conjugation factor E4 A, whose amino-acid sequence MASVQNPFAALLQEGSSADGVSHKLVEEILLFSLNKESGGNQTLCLADVVVDTSEDTLCEDLVAHALFERLMLSNTSECLLAGGGGSGSGEAWETNAITYLHGAFVRSEHMEGAKKTASSKIQELILNNASTCMRQPDLFAPQSFATQWLELFEQASEHDASTQEFLVRVACKVVEEDEPLEALGALKAIFYPLLTELQKLVAKDNLITIKKNVFWILGFFVKDKRAAVLGELLIDYTTPNPKAKGGEYMDTLLGHLLCISILPKTQTGKYEFFQQFSLNQTDPALWGLLSHHQQSTFQLFKQLLVLSPETKRKTLQWIANCLDANVSRGHLWSSMNLNLEQTMYSTASDAFMTSLCAVLIRLCSPLCVPSLKVLLVDPTYCAVADKDRQAKGVSLLKAHDETCLLPTVEGEERVTAEKYNFVTEIFYMTHKCFELANRPCIERLGRVMRELQNTQTAYEDVLRSDPNNDLTKNLFRMLMEQMQQVLSIRNTISEPTNDKEMLKFLEASAIWLTEVALLPRESYEQALDKRDFAPQIHRNLELLSDTPPFVAPYMQSVPESIIDNISAYLNFCRRLNGDQFIHIYYSAHDAFFKMILVFMGSSGLVKNPHLRAKLAEALEFLLPTQIMNSNRQTFVTHVFDNHPDRLKVVRSLLNVFVSIEMTGQSVQFEQKFNYRRPMYAIMEFLWTKQEHVQCFRDLAIEAEENMEAIEPPIFLRFINLLINDAIFLLDESLSNLEQIKQLQQAQDNGEWNSLSQNERQQQVTNLHHLGMLARFDNILGRDTINLLKLLTTEIKSIFCHNSMVDRIAAMLNYFLLHLVGPRKERFKVKDKKEFDFEPAQTVLEISHIYINLSTDDSFCLAVSQDGRSYSDQLFGFAENILIRIGGGQLIGDMSEFAAKVKKMGDQYKEEQELLADAPEEYLDPIISSLMTDPVILPSSKVTVDRSTIARHLLSDQTDPFNREPLTMDKVKSNEALKLEIDQWIEGKRSAARSKS is encoded by the exons ATGGCGAGCGTTCAGAACCCGTTCGCTGCACTGCTCCAAGAGGGCTCGTCGGCCGATGGCGTTTCACATAAGTTGGTTGAGGAGATTCTGCTGTTTTCGCTGAATAAGGAAAGTGGAGGCAATCAGACTCTCTGCCTGGCTGACGTGGTCGTGGATACCAGTGAGGACACGCTGTGCGAGGACCTGGTGGCGCATGCCCTGTTTGAGCGACTAATGCTGAGCAATACCTCTGAATGCCTGCTGGCTGGTGGAGgaggaagtggcagtggcgaaGCCTGGGAGACGAACGCCATCACTTACCTTCACGGAGCGTTTGTCAGGAGTGAGCATATGGAGGGCGCAAAGAAAACGGCTAGTTCCAAAATCCAGGAACTGATTTTGAACAATGCCAGTACCTGCATGCGGCAGCCGGACCTGTTTGCCCCCCAGTCGTTCGCCACCCAATGGTTGGAGCTGTTTGAGCAGGCGAGCGAGCATGATGCCAGCACCCAGGAGTTTTTGGTGCGGGTGGCCTGCAAGGTGGTCGAGGAAGATGAGCCGCTCGAAGCTCTCGGAGCACTCAAAGCTATATTTTATCCATTGCTCACGGAACTGCAGAAGCTCGTTGCCAAGGACAACTTGATAACGATCAAGAAGAATGTCTTCTGGATTCTGGGCTTCTTTGTGAAGGACAAGCGGGCAGCTGTCCTGGGAGAGCTCTTGATTGACTACACTACACCCAATCCCAAGGCAAAAG GCGGCGAGTACATGGACACACTCCTGGGTCACCTGCTGTGCATATCGATCTTGCCAAAGACCCAGACTGGAAAATACGAGTTCTTCCAGCAGTTTTCTCTCAATCAAACGGACCCTGCCCTCTGGGGTCTGCTGTCGCATCATCAGCAATCGACTTTTCAGCTCTTCAAGCAGCTGCTCGTCCTGTCGCCCGAAACCAAGAGGAAGACGCTGCAGTGGATCGCGAATTGTTTGGACGCGAATGTGTCGCGTGGACATCTCTGGAGCAGCATGAACTTGAACCTCGAGCAGACAATGTACAGCACGGCGAGCGATGCTTTCATGACCAGCCTGTGTGCGGTTCTCATCCGCCTATGTTCACCTCTCTGTGTGCCCTCGCTGAAG gtgctgctggtggatcCCACCTACTGCGCTGTGGCCGACAAGGACCGACAGGCGAAGGGTGTGAGCCTGCTGAAGGCCCATGATGAGACCTGTCTGCTGCCCACCGTCGAGGGCGAAGAGCGAGTGACGGCGGAGAAATATAACTTTGTCACGGAGATCTTTTACATGACCCATAAATGCTTCGAGCTGGCGAATCGTCCCTGCATTGAGCGCCTCGGTCGTGTGATGCGCGAGCTGCAGAACACCCAGACGGCCTACGAGGATGTCCTTCGCAGTGATCCCAACAACGATCTGACCAAGAATCTTTTCCGCATGCTGATGGAGCAAATGCAGCAGGTGCTCTCCATAAGGAACACCATTTCCGAGCCCACAAACGACAAGGAAATGCTGAAGTTCTTGGAGGCATCGGCCATTTGGCTAACAGAGGTGGCCCTCTTGCCGCGCGAGAGCTATGAGCAGGCGCTGGACAAGCGAGACTTTGCCCCACAGATCCATCGGAATCTGGAACTGCTCTCGGACACTCCACCCTTTGTTGCACCCTACATGCAGTCAGTGCCGGAGAGTATCATTGATAATATTTCGGCCTACTTGAATTTCTGCAGACGATTGAATGGCGATCAGTTTATACACATCTATTACTCCGCCCACGACGCCTTCTTCAAAATGATTCTGGTCTTCATGGGCAGCTCTGGCCTCGTAAAAAACCCACATTTGCGGGCCAAATTGGCAGAGGCCCTCGAGTTCCTGCTGCCAACGCAGATCATGAACAGCAATCGGCAGACCTTCGTCACGCATGTCTTTGACAACCATCCGGATCGGCTGAAGGTGGTCCGGAGTCTGCTGAATGTTTTTGTCAGCATCGAGATGACCGGCCAGTCGGTGCAGTTCGAGCAAAAGTTCAACTATCGCCGACCCATGTATGCCATCATGGAATTTCTCTGGACGAAACAGGAGCATGTGCAGTGCTTCCGCGATCTAGCCATCGAGGCGGAGGAGAATATGGAGGCCATTGAGCCGCCGATATTCTTGCGCTTCATCAATTTGCTCATCAACGATGCCATCTTTCTGTTGGACGAGTCGCTGTCGAACCTGGAGCAAAtcaagcagctgcagcaggcccAGGATAATGGTGAGTGGAACAGTCTCTCGCAAAACGAACGCCAGCAACAGGTCACCAATCTGCACCACCTGGGCATGCTTGCACGCTTCGACAACATATTGGGACGGGACACCATCAACCTGCTGAAGCTCCTCACCACGGAGATCAAGAGTATATTCTGCCACAACAGTATGGTAGACCGCATTGCGGCCATGCTGAACTACTTTCTGTTGCATTTGGTTGGACCGCGCAAGGAGCGCTTCAAGGTAAAGGACAAGAAGGAGTTCGACTTTGAGCCGGCCCAAACGGTGCTGGAAATCTCGCACATCTACATCAATCTAAGCACCGACGACAGCTTCTGTCTGGCAGTCTCCCAGGACGGTCGCTCCTACAGCGACCAGCTCTTTGGCTTCGCCGAGAACATTCTCATAAGGATCGGCGGAGGCCAGTTGATCGGCGACATGTCCGAGTTTGCGGCCAAGGTCAAGAAAATGGGGGATCAGTACAAGGAGGAGCAAGAGTTGCTGGCCGATGCCCCAGAGGAGTACTTGGATCCGATTATATCCAGCCTGATGACCGATCCCGTCATTCTGCCCAGCTCCAAGGTTACCGTCGACCGGTCCACCATCGCCCGCCACTTGCTGAGCGATCAGACAGATCCCTTCAACCGTGAGCCCCTAACCATGGACAAGGTCAAGTCCAATGAGGCCCTCAAGCTGGAGATCGACCAATGGATCGAGGGCAAGCGTAGTGCGGCACGCTCCAAGAGCTGA
- the LOC4816135 gene encoding retinol-binding protein pinta, with translation MSALRPLKPALQAIAIKELNEVPQRVPDDIEALREWVLKQPHLRACTDERFLLAFLRGTKFSMERAKEKFDRFYTLQSSIPEVFNERRLATDPVVLDILRMGVLLRLPLDADDPGPCVTIIRAGSYDTSKYKFQDIIRLGSMFGEIMMFEDENATISGYVEIMDMTGVTGSHLFALQPQLLSKFSTYADEAMPTRQKGIHFINVPSAFETGFNSLRSFFPAKIKSRISVSSDPDAIFQIVSREYLPKEYGGTRGTMGDISEDMEAKLSSYSQYFEASQNFGTDEKLREFGNRVRHSHRSSFGAVGSFRKLEID, from the exons ATGAGTGCGCTGCGACCCCTGAAGCCAGCATTGCAGGCGATTGCTATCAAAGAGCTGAATGAAGTGCCGCAACGGGTGCCCGACGACATTGAGGCCCTCAGGGAGTGGGTACTGAAGCAACCTCACCTGCGGGCCTGCACAGACGAGCGGTTCCTCTTGGCGTTTCTACGTGGAACGAAATTTAGCATGGAGCGGGCCAAGGAGAAGTTCGATCGCTTTTACACGCTACAATCCTCCATACCCGAGGTGTTCAACGAGCGGCGCCTGGCCACAGATCCTGTGGTGCTCGATATCCTAAGGATGGG agtgctgctgcgactgccgCTGGATGCGGACGACCCAGGGCCATGCGTGACCATCATTCGTGCCGGCTCCTACGACACCAGCAAGTACAAGTTCCAGGACATCATACGGCTGGGCTCCATGTTCGGGGAGATCATGATGTTCGAGGACGAGAACGCTACGATTAGTGGGTACGTGGAGATTATGGACATGACTGGCGTCACGGGATCCCATCTGTTCGCCCTCCAGCCGCAGTTGCTCAGCAAATTCTCGACCTATGCGGACGAGGCAATGCCGACCCGCCAAAAGGGCATACACTTTATCAACGTACCCTCGGCCTTTGAAACTGGCTTCAACTCATTGAGATCCTTCTTTCCCGCCAAGATCAAGAGTCGT ATTTCTGTTAGCTCTGACCCGGATGCCATATTCCAAATAGTTAGTCGCGAATACCTACCCAAGGAGTATGGGGGAACCCGTGGCACCATGGGCGACATTAGTGAGGACATGGAAGCTAAGCTATCCAGCTATAGCCAGTATTTTGAGGCCTCGCAGAACTTTGGCACCGATGAAAAATTGCGCGAATTTGGAAATCGTGTTCGGCACAGCCATCGCTCCTCTTTTGGGGCTGTTGGGTCATTCCGTAAACTGGAAATCGATTGA
- the LOC4816136 gene encoding uncharacterized protein isoform X1, whose amino-acid sequence MSIVRLNDDCLLKIIEYLDFDDQLELWQATDDTTRLCLAVAYSWHRMPQTCLYRETFEGRLHALDGFLESMKGTMKHLTITYLPGDQMERFSKLVFPNMRVLDYMADETDDWVNDSDIKIIVDCFPHLESLKLTGMSKGNNIYQMRNIRHLDIAQCWNLSVACIENVCEHLRLRVLCVQWRRSEEKAYVGAISKLNELEELEVEVVQQESIPQLMRLPKLRKLRIITNHECELVRDIAVLRGKDIISASFNDSIWLWTTKTWMPCRNLRNLTIINDEGCSWVKFRRVILCFPLLEQVHLENSRIFDTADELWDLVSICPHLKRLAMSHCILYNVFFKFDAARMGAVLDKRTQPLLLQCFKTSADDLVLQLFKHPKLKIFFEALEYSPVAPEAIELEFLPLEA is encoded by the exons ATGAGTATTGTAAGATTGAATGATGACTGTCTGCT AAAAATTATAGAGTATCTGGATTTTGATGATCAATTGGAGCTGTGGCAGGCAACTGACGACACAACCCGCTTATGTTTGGCAGTGGCCTACTCCTGGCACCGCATGCCCCAAACTTGCCTGTATAGGGAGACCTTCGAGGGCAGACTACATGCCCTGGATGGCTTTCTGGAGAGCATGAAGGGCACAATGAAGCATCTGACAATCACCTACCTACCCGGGGATCAGATGGAGCGATTTAGCAAGCTCGTGTTCCCAAATATGCGGGTTCTGGATTATATGGCAGATGAGACCGATGACTGGGTCAACGACTCGGATATTAAGATAATCGTGGACTGTTTTCCCCATCTGGAGTCGCTCAAATTGACTGGCATGAGCAAAGGCAACAACATCTACCAAATGAGGAACATTCGGCACTTGGACATAGCTCAATGCTGGAACCTGAGCGTCGCATGCATTGAGAACGTTTGCGAGCATCTACGCCTGCGGGTGCTGTGCGTCCAGTGGCGCCGTTCGGAGGAGAAGGCATATGTGGGGGCCATTAGCAAACTGAATGAactggaggagctggaggtggaggtggtcCAGCAGGAATCGATTCCCCAGTTGATGCGTCTGCCCAAGCTGCGGAAGCTTCGCATCATTACCAATCACGAATGCGAACTGGTCAGGGATATCGCGGTGTTGCGTGGAAAGGACATTATTTCCGCATCGTTCAATGACAGCATTTGGCTGTGGACCACCAAAACCTGGATGCCGTGTCGAAACCTGCGGAATCTGACTATCATCAATGATGAGGGCTGCAGCTGGGTGAAATTCAGAAGAGTTATCCTGTGCTTCCCGCTTTTGGAGCAAGTGCATTTAGAGAATTCGCGTATTTTTGACACAGCCGACGAGCTGTGGGACCTGGTGTCCATTTGTCCTCATCTGAAACGACTGGCTATGTCCCACTGCATCCTATACAATGTATTTTTCAAGTTCGACGCCGCTAGAATGGGTGCAGTCTTGGACAAGCGAACGCAgcccctgctgctgcaatgCTTTAAAACCAGCGCTGACGATTTG GTTCTTCAGCTTTTCAAACATCCCAAATTGAAGATTTTCTTTGAGGCTTTGGAATATAGTCCTGTAGCTCCCGAAGCCATCGAGCTAGAGTTCCTGCCTCTGGAGGCGTGA
- the LOC4816136 gene encoding uncharacterized protein isoform X2: protein MPQTCLYRETFEGRLHALDGFLESMKGTMKHLTITYLPGDQMERFSKLVFPNMRVLDYMADETDDWVNDSDIKIIVDCFPHLESLKLTGMSKGNNIYQMRNIRHLDIAQCWNLSVACIENVCEHLRLRVLCVQWRRSEEKAYVGAISKLNELEELEVEVVQQESIPQLMRLPKLRKLRIITNHECELVRDIAVLRGKDIISASFNDSIWLWTTKTWMPCRNLRNLTIINDEGCSWVKFRRVILCFPLLEQVHLENSRIFDTADELWDLVSICPHLKRLAMSHCILYNVFFKFDAARMGAVLDKRTQPLLLQCFKTSADDLVLQLFKHPKLKIFFEALEYSPVAPEAIELEFLPLEA, encoded by the exons ATGCCCCAAACTTGCCTGTATAGGGAGACCTTCGAGGGCAGACTACATGCCCTGGATGGCTTTCTGGAGAGCATGAAGGGCACAATGAAGCATCTGACAATCACCTACCTACCCGGGGATCAGATGGAGCGATTTAGCAAGCTCGTGTTCCCAAATATGCGGGTTCTGGATTATATGGCAGATGAGACCGATGACTGGGTCAACGACTCGGATATTAAGATAATCGTGGACTGTTTTCCCCATCTGGAGTCGCTCAAATTGACTGGCATGAGCAAAGGCAACAACATCTACCAAATGAGGAACATTCGGCACTTGGACATAGCTCAATGCTGGAACCTGAGCGTCGCATGCATTGAGAACGTTTGCGAGCATCTACGCCTGCGGGTGCTGTGCGTCCAGTGGCGCCGTTCGGAGGAGAAGGCATATGTGGGGGCCATTAGCAAACTGAATGAactggaggagctggaggtggaggtggtcCAGCAGGAATCGATTCCCCAGTTGATGCGTCTGCCCAAGCTGCGGAAGCTTCGCATCATTACCAATCACGAATGCGAACTGGTCAGGGATATCGCGGTGTTGCGTGGAAAGGACATTATTTCCGCATCGTTCAATGACAGCATTTGGCTGTGGACCACCAAAACCTGGATGCCGTGTCGAAACCTGCGGAATCTGACTATCATCAATGATGAGGGCTGCAGCTGGGTGAAATTCAGAAGAGTTATCCTGTGCTTCCCGCTTTTGGAGCAAGTGCATTTAGAGAATTCGCGTATTTTTGACACAGCCGACGAGCTGTGGGACCTGGTGTCCATTTGTCCTCATCTGAAACGACTGGCTATGTCCCACTGCATCCTATACAATGTATTTTTCAAGTTCGACGCCGCTAGAATGGGTGCAGTCTTGGACAAGCGAACGCAgcccctgctgctgcaatgCTTTAAAACCAGCGCTGACGATTTG GTTCTTCAGCTTTTCAAACATCCCAAATTGAAGATTTTCTTTGAGGCTTTGGAATATAGTCCTGTAGCTCCCGAAGCCATCGAGCTAGAGTTCCTGCCTCTGGAGGCGTGA